The following proteins are encoded in a genomic region of Clarias gariepinus isolate MV-2021 ecotype Netherlands chromosome 12, CGAR_prim_01v2, whole genome shotgun sequence:
- the tnnt2c gene encoding troponin T2c, cardiac: MLTPFSLLVSSWCNWRAKAVPQPSVLLKSGYSIATMSDTEEIVEEYEEEEEEVEEEEEAEEEVEEEENEEVAPQIDEENEAEKENEVEEEEEEEEEEDSKPKPKLFVPAIVPPKLPDGEKVDFDDLHRKRVEKDFNELQSLIEAHFSNRQKEEDELVALKTRIERRRADRAEQQRIRTEKERERQARLAEERARREEEAAKLRAEEDAKKKKLLANKGYGGYLQKVEQKRGKKLTEREKKTKVLMERRKPLNIDHLNQEKLADKARELWQWLQQLHAEKFDLGEQLKRQKYDINVLRNRVNDHQRYSKTTKTSRKSWK; encoded by the coding sequence ATGCTCACTCCCTTCAGTCTTCTTGTCTCCAGCTGGTGCAACTGGCGAGCTAAGGCTGTTCCTCAACCTTCTGTTCTCCTAAAGTCAGGGTACAGCATAGCTACAATGTCTGACACTGAAGAGATTGTGGAGGAGTacgaggaggaggaagaagaagtggaggaggaggaggaagcagAGGAAGAGGTTGAGGAAGAGGAGAATGAAGAGGTGGCCCCTCAAATAGATGAGGAAAATGAAGCAGAGAAGGAAAATGAggtagaggaagaggaggaagaagaagaggaagaagactCCAAGCCTAAACCTAAGTTGTTTGTCCCTGCCATTGTCCCTCCCAAGCTTCCTGATGGTGAGAAGGTAGACTTTGATGACCTCCATCGTAAACGTGTCGAGAAGGACTTCAATGAACTTCAGAGCCTTATCGAGGCACACTTTAGCAACAGGCAAAAAGAGGAAGATGAACTGGTAGCCCTGAAGACCCGCATCGAGCGGAGACGTGCGGATCGTGCAGAGCAGCAGCGCATTCGAACTGAGAAGGAGCGTGAGAGACAGGCTCGTTTGGCTGAGGAGAGGGCACGGCGCGAGGAGGAGGCAGCTAAACTCCGGGCTGAGGAGGACGCCAAGAAGAAGAAACTCCTCGCCAATAAGGGCTATGGTGGCTACCTTCAAAAGGTGGAACAGAAGAGGGGCAAGAAATTGACAGAACGTGAGAAGAAGACAAAGGTGCTCATGGAGCGCCGTAAGCCACTCAACATCGACCACCTTAACCAGGAGAAACTGGCTGACAAGGCCCGAGAGCTCTGGCAGTGGCTGCAGCAGCTCCACGCTGAGAAGTTTGACCTGGGTGAGCAGCTGAAGAGGCAAAAGTATGACATCAATGTGCTGCGCAACCGCGTCAATGACCATCAGAGGTACAGCAAGACAACCAAGACATCCAGGAAGTCCTGGAAGTAG